In Thalassotalea fonticola, a single genomic region encodes these proteins:
- a CDS encoding EF-hand domain-containing protein — MLKNIMIIASLVVAIASPLSVQAASEKQLANFKQYDSNNDNVLSMEEFSVKNAKGKTLSGDKVKKKQKLFKAIDANSDKQISLDEYSSYWQKMKEKQTKKKK, encoded by the coding sequence ATGTTAAAGAATATAATGATCATAGCCAGTTTAGTTGTCGCTATTGCAAGCCCATTATCGGTGCAAGCGGCTAGCGAAAAGCAGTTAGCAAATTTCAAACAATACGACAGCAATAACGATAACGTTCTTTCTATGGAAGAGTTTAGTGTTAAGAATGCCAAAGGCAAAACCTTATCAGGTGATAAGGTTAAGAAAAAACAAAAATTATTCAAAGCCATCGATGCTAACAGCGATAAACAAATTAGCCTTGATGAATATTCAAGTTATTGGCAAAAAATGAAAGAAAAGCAAACGAAGAAAAAGAAATAG